One region of Chanodichthys erythropterus isolate Z2021 chromosome 17, ASM2448905v1, whole genome shotgun sequence genomic DNA includes:
- the LOC137005280 gene encoding olfactory receptor 51I2-like → MENGTYFYFMLFENLGHIRYAFFSLGFILYCVMTLFNAIIMLAIFLERTLHQPMYILISCLSVNSVFGTAGFFPRVLTDLLSDTHSISLEACIIQSYVIFTYAANENTILMLMAFDRFVAISKPLQYHNIITPRFLTVLIIINVTYPMIYLGISAIFTTRLTLCGNKLFKVYCHNFEVVKLSCTNSAVNNVMGFFLLITTVIIPLSLIFYSYVKILIICRRSSAQFKSKAYQTCIPHIVVLLNFSFAIISEVTLSRVVTLQLPIWLSVLLSLQFLVIPPILNPLVYALNLPNIRKTIIRLINGSR, encoded by the coding sequence ATGGAAAATGGAACATATTTTTACTTCATGTTATTTGAAAATCTTGGGCACATAAGATATGCTTTCTTCAGTTTAGGATTTATTCTGTACTGTGTTATGACACTATTTAATGCCATTATTATGCTTGCAATATTTCTGGAAAGGACTTTACACCAGCCCATGTACATTCTGATTTCCTGTTTGTCTGTCAACTCTGTGTTTGGAACTGCTGGCTTTTTCCCAAGAGTACTGACAGACTTGCTTTCTGATACACACTCAATCTCTCTTGAAGCATGTATCATACAGTCTTATGTAATTTTCACATATGCAGCAAATGAAaatacaatattaatgttaatggCATTTGACAGATTTGTTGCGATAAGTAAACCTTTGCAGTATCACAATATCATTACACCAAGATTTCTAActgttttaataattataaatgtgaCTTATCCAATGATTTATCTTGGTATTTCTGCTATTTTTACTACCAGACTGACATTGTGTGGTAACAAATTGTTTAAGGTGTACTGCCACAACTTTGAAGTGGTTAAACTGTCTTGTACAAACAGTGCTGTTAATAATGTCATGGGCTTTTTTTTATTGATCACAACTGTAATCATCCCATTAAGTTTAATATTCTATTCTTATGTAAAAATTCTTATCATTTGTCGAAGAAGCTCAGCGCAGTTCAAGAGCAAAGCGTATCAAACTTGTATTCCACACATAGTGGTCCTTTTGAATTTTTCATTTGCCATTATTTCTGAGGTCACTTTGAGTCGGGTTGTGACTTTACAACTTCCTATATGGCTGTCAGTTTTACTTTCACTTCAATTTCTTGTTATACCACCCATCCTGAACCCTCTTGTTTATGCTTTAAACTTGCCCAATATTCGCAAAACAATTATCCGTCTTATAAATGGATCCAGGTAA